A single uncultured Acetobacterium sp. DNA region contains:
- the nrdR gene encoding transcriptional regulator NrdR: MKCPYCAFDDSKVVDSRPSEEGTMIRRRRECNKCNKRFTTYERVENIPLIVVKKGGQRTAFDKNKIFNGMIKACEKRPVPIDSIKIVVDDLERNLYQSEMKEVPSSLIGEQVMAALKTMDQVAYVRFASVYRQFKDVASFMDELERLISEKQAEGMHETV; this comes from the coding sequence ATGAAATGTCCGTATTGTGCGTTTGATGACAGTAAGGTGGTCGATTCACGACCATCTGAAGAGGGGACAATGATCCGCAGACGGCGGGAGTGTAACAAATGTAATAAACGTTTCACAACCTATGAACGGGTCGAGAACATCCCTCTGATTGTTGTAAAAAAAGGTGGTCAGCGAACTGCTTTTGATAAAAATAAAATATTTAATGGGATGATCAAAGCCTGCGAAAAACGGCCGGTGCCCATTGATTCCATAAAAATTGTGGTTGATGACCTGGAACGGAACCTCTATCAAAGCGAAATGAAGGAAGTTCCATCTTCTTTAATCGGCGAACAGGTGATGGCAGCATTAAAAACCATGGATCAGGTAGCCTATGTTCGTTTTGCGTCGGTATATCGACAATTTAAAGATGTGGCTTCGTTTATGGATGAGCTGGAGCGTCTGATTTCTGAAAAACAGGCTGAGGGAATGCATGAAACAGTTTGA
- a CDS encoding NUDIX hydrolase has translation MKQFEKTIKSEEIYNGRIVKLRVDEVELPDGSFSKREIVTHQGAVAVLVIKDGQMLFVKQYRIASQQLLTEIPAGILEIGEDPEDAAIRECQEEIGYRPLNLFKLGEFIPTPGYCTEKITLFCATELIWDPLEEDADEFIRVVKIPIRTARTLFINGQFIDGKTVAALGYYFSIAARECL, from the coding sequence ATGAAACAGTTTGAAAAAACCATAAAAAGTGAAGAAATCTACAACGGGCGGATTGTTAAGCTCAGAGTTGATGAGGTTGAGCTTCCTGATGGCAGTTTTTCTAAACGTGAGATCGTAACCCATCAGGGTGCCGTGGCGGTTTTAGTGATCAAAGATGGACAAATGCTCTTTGTCAAGCAATACCGTATTGCCAGTCAACAGCTACTGACCGAAATTCCCGCTGGTATTCTTGAAATCGGCGAAGATCCTGAAGATGCTGCCATCCGGGAATGTCAGGAAGAAATTGGCTATCGCCCACTTAACTTGTTTAAATTGGGAGAATTTATTCCAACGCCGGGATATTGTACTGAAAAAATTACGCTCTTTTGCGCCACCGAATTAATCTGGGACCCGTTAGAAGAAGATGCTGATGAATTTATCCGAGTGGTGAAAATTCCCATCCGAACAGCCAGAACCCTGTTTATTAATGGACAATTCATCGATGGTAAAACGGTAGCTGCGCTGGGATACTATTTTTCGATTGCGGCCAGAGAGTGTTTATAG
- a CDS encoding site-2 protease family protein: MFNFTPDYFFNLLLSLPGILIAISFHEMAHGYAADSMGDPTPKNAGRLTLNPLKHIDPLGFLSMLLFRFGWAKPVPVNPGNFKDRKKGMIVVSLAGVITNLILGFFGMAAYLAVVPLNNEILLIVLQYVYIYNIMFAVFNIIPIPPLDGSQILELFLPPKAKMTYYKYQRYGMIAIFVLALTGLLGIIINPVINGIVSLFSMILLPIFNLIWS; this comes from the coding sequence ATGTTTAATTTTACTCCGGACTATTTTTTCAATCTGCTCTTAAGCCTGCCAGGAATTTTGATTGCCATCAGTTTTCATGAAATGGCTCATGGTTATGCAGCTGATTCAATGGGCGATCCGACTCCTAAAAATGCTGGGCGTTTAACCTTAAACCCGCTTAAACACATCGATCCATTGGGATTTTTGTCGATGCTCTTATTCCGCTTTGGATGGGCTAAACCGGTGCCGGTCAACCCCGGAAACTTCAAAGACCGAAAAAAAGGAATGATTGTAGTATCTTTAGCTGGAGTTATTACTAATTTAATTCTTGGCTTTTTTGGGATGGCCGCTTATTTGGCAGTAGTTCCCTTGAATAATGAAATACTGCTGATTGTTTTACAGTATGTTTATATTTATAATATTATGTTTGCGGTGTTTAATATCATTCCCATTCCACCCTTAGATGGATCTCAGATTCTGGAATTGTTTTTGCCACCAAAGGCGAAGATGACCTATTATAAATATCAGCGGTATGGAATGATTGCAATTTTTGTTCTGGCCCTGACCGGATTGTTGGGAATCATCATTAACCCCGTTATTAATGGAATAGTGAGTCTGTTTTCAATGATTCTGCTGCCAATTTTCAATCTAATCTGGTCTTAG